One region of Hoeflea sp. 108 genomic DNA includes:
- a CDS encoding right-handed parallel beta-helix repeat-containing protein, with protein sequence MPSSACSPRGIRRETQTIGRELAGLPRAAFSLHTLTRTAWLASASIAAICSVSPAHADDVFATRWAPWVETGAQVSKGRSLGEANLFVPILQNDDTLVFTDLRGKFDNNDSVEGNFGLGIRHMLPSGWNVGAYGYYDVRRSSLGNTFHQLTLGAEALSEDFDLRANAYLPIGDSEKRMDLGTTTTVGPWSSEAVLTGTSLAIQSRAIQTDTTSYLVEKALAGVDAEVGVRLPVFEPGSGFDMRAFVGGYYFDGSGVDAVAGPRARFELTADDVAGLPGVKVTGGLTFQHDNVRGEQVIAQARLRIPLQAPSSAPREPLSYMERRMADTVVRDVDIVSNTGNTASISKKTLTSTEDAINLWNGNTVASVIRIDGTTQDQAALQAALDSVGANGIVLLSGNLAASGGISLNANQMLAGGGAVLKLKGATSGVEVDFAAPGSAGRISGAASNTLVAMATGSSLRGISVENTSSGGASSAVTGASGASLHDVTVVSAANGMEVNNTTGFSLWGGNITAAQGIALSINGSTGFTIDGVTIVQNGASGIGIVADNAAGIIRNSTITTNGNGNGFGDTEPDARPSHAMAIHNSGGLTIANNTITTNGTQANGIHVTDSAGIAITGNRVTTNNYMSRGIHLLNSNGATIAGNTVATKTTNDTNWWYQTIAFGILTDRSSNLAIRDNVVSTQMRGATGIYLRYGDNNAVSGNTVTTNGESAAAIQAVRSTSNTISGNVLTTTNLSLSYGINLGPYSHNSVAENNVINAIGGAGIMINTSTGVTVRNNRVVGRGNAGVHAYDSDDAVIEGNTP encoded by the coding sequence GTGCCATCTTCAGCGTGTTCGCCTCGCGGAATCCGCCGCGAAACCCAGACCATCGGACGGGAGCTCGCCGGCTTGCCGCGTGCCGCATTTTCCCTGCACACGCTGACGCGCACGGCATGGCTCGCATCTGCCTCGATAGCGGCAATCTGTTCGGTGTCTCCCGCCCACGCAGACGACGTCTTCGCCACGCGCTGGGCGCCATGGGTCGAAACCGGAGCGCAGGTGAGCAAGGGACGGTCGCTCGGCGAGGCGAACCTGTTCGTGCCGATACTCCAGAACGACGACACGCTTGTCTTCACCGACCTGCGCGGCAAGTTCGACAATAACGACTCCGTCGAGGGCAATTTCGGCCTCGGCATCAGGCACATGCTGCCGTCGGGCTGGAACGTGGGCGCCTATGGCTATTATGACGTCCGCCGCTCGTCCCTCGGCAACACGTTTCATCAGCTGACACTGGGTGCCGAGGCGCTGAGCGAGGACTTCGACCTGCGCGCCAATGCTTATCTGCCCATTGGCGACAGCGAGAAGCGGATGGATCTTGGCACCACAACCACGGTCGGCCCCTGGAGCAGCGAAGCCGTCCTGACCGGCACGTCGCTGGCGATCCAGAGCCGGGCGATCCAGACGGACACCACCAGTTACCTGGTTGAGAAGGCACTGGCAGGTGTGGATGCCGAGGTCGGGGTCCGGCTGCCGGTGTTCGAGCCGGGCTCCGGCTTCGATATGCGTGCTTTCGTCGGCGGCTATTATTTCGACGGCTCCGGCGTAGACGCCGTGGCCGGACCACGGGCACGCTTCGAGTTGACGGCCGACGACGTCGCCGGCCTGCCCGGCGTCAAGGTGACCGGGGGCTTGACCTTCCAGCACGACAACGTCCGCGGCGAACAGGTGATCGCCCAGGCGCGGCTGCGCATTCCGCTGCAGGCTCCGTCCTCAGCTCCGCGCGAACCGCTCTCCTACATGGAGCGGCGCATGGCCGACACGGTGGTGCGCGACGTCGACATCGTCTCGAACACCGGCAACACGGCGAGCATCAGCAAGAAGACGCTCACCTCCACCGAAGACGCAATCAACCTGTGGAACGGCAACACCGTCGCCTCGGTTATTCGCATCGACGGGACGACGCAGGACCAGGCAGCCCTTCAGGCCGCCCTCGACAGCGTCGGCGCCAATGGCATCGTGCTGTTGAGCGGCAACCTTGCCGCCTCGGGCGGAATTTCGCTCAACGCCAACCAGATGCTTGCCGGCGGTGGCGCGGTGCTGAAGCTCAAGGGCGCCACCAGCGGCGTCGAGGTGGATTTTGCAGCGCCTGGAAGCGCCGGGCGCATCTCGGGCGCGGCTAGCAACACCCTGGTCGCCATGGCGACGGGCAGCAGCCTGCGTGGCATCTCGGTAGAGAACACCTCGTCTGGCGGTGCGTCCTCGGCGGTCACCGGCGCGAGCGGCGCCAGCCTGCACGATGTCACCGTCGTTTCGGCGGCCAATGGCATGGAGGTCAACAACACCACCGGTTTCAGCCTGTGGGGCGGAAACATCACCGCGGCCCAGGGCATTGCCCTGTCGATCAACGGCAGCACGGGCTTCACCATCGACGGCGTCACCATCGTGCAGAACGGCGCCAGCGGCATCGGGATCGTCGCCGACAATGCCGCCGGCATCATCAGGAACAGTACCATCACCACCAATGGCAACGGCAACGGCTTTGGCGACACCGAGCCCGACGCGCGCCCGTCCCATGCAATGGCCATCCACAACAGCGGCGGCCTGACCATCGCCAACAACACGATCACCACCAACGGCACCCAGGCCAACGGCATCCATGTCACCGACAGTGCCGGCATTGCGATTACAGGAAACCGGGTGACCACGAACAACTACATGAGCCGCGGCATCCACCTGCTCAACAGCAACGGCGCCACCATCGCCGGCAATACGGTCGCCACCAAAACGACGAACGACACGAATTGGTGGTACCAGACGATCGCCTTCGGCATCCTCACCGACCGAAGCAGCAACCTGGCCATCCGCGACAACGTCGTCTCGACCCAGATGCGGGGCGCTACTGGCATCTATCTGCGTTATGGCGACAACAATGCGGTATCTGGCAATACGGTCACCACGAACGGCGAAAGCGCAGCTGCCATCCAGGCGGTGCGATCGACATCCAATACGATCAGCGGCAATGTGCTGACGACGACAAATCTGAGCCTTTCATACGGGATCAATCTTGGGCCCTACAGCCACAATTCGGTTGCAGAAAACAACGTCATCAATGCAATCGGCGGAGCCGGCATCATGATCAACACGTCCACCGGCGTGACCGTGCGCAACAACCGCGTGGTCGGCCGGGGCAACGCCGGCGTCCACGCCTATGACAGCGACGATGCCGTTATCGAGGGGAACACGCCGTAA
- a CDS encoding AMP-binding protein, translating to MQHMKLTATALVTQNSLSYLEHVFALNEARQPLVNVPDEAFAKALTGIRIERCIVPDEGTGWFTASHPLIHDDRPAQITYTSGTEGKPKGIVLSYANLADAAERIIEQMGLTPDVREYVGVPVTYSFGIGRIRAVSAAGGRTYLPPRGFDPLELSRMLKADEVNALSAVPTLLRILLQNPSVIGEAGKKLRWLEIGSQYMTGAEKRGIRDLFPNARIVQHYGLTEASRSTFLQISDVPDALLESVGRAVGKTEVGISEDGRIRIRGPHVARWRVETDQLADLCDADSWLQTSDLGHIKDGYVYFDGRADDLINSGGVKINPDMLEARIGKLLGQVGKVVVAKVPDALRGEGVLVVAESEDLAPDQLHATSAEALRELGLYAGDALHVRVMPAIPRTATGKPLRRVLTEEFVQQAKAAAAVPVADQAAGSRAGDVQAFFGEFFRGSKIGPDDSFETMGGDSLSYIQFSLGFEDRFGPLPSGWEALTVTQLQALSAAQAETHAASKGWAWRRLESATLTRAFFMICIVALHLDTFVYSSNWGAAYFLFMLCGYSVMRFQWPEISRTGNVGTIFGTVLRVAIPTLLVTVTMQLWARTFELKPLLLISNWFDAREYQVAFYYFAEIYMQLLLVIAALLSIPLLRATLRKWPMATCTGLIVLAMVVSWMVEQVWDTTYLYHRTPMWYLWTVGAGMLMASARDLKGRVAAMVIVTVAVLMHHGFTSASAYIVGASALLLFWPEISVPAPVKTVVGEIAASSMFMYLSHGQTKSLVTRLFHGPMPWLSLFAAIGVGIVFARTYNWADGKVRAFARKHRGGALSGPPSTSSA from the coding sequence ATGCAACACATGAAGTTAACGGCTACCGCGCTCGTTACGCAGAATTCCCTGTCCTATCTCGAACATGTGTTTGCGCTCAACGAAGCGCGCCAGCCACTGGTCAACGTTCCGGATGAGGCCTTCGCCAAGGCACTGACAGGCATCCGTATCGAGCGCTGCATCGTTCCCGATGAGGGAACCGGCTGGTTTACGGCAAGCCACCCGCTCATCCACGATGATCGGCCGGCCCAGATCACCTACACCTCCGGCACCGAGGGCAAGCCAAAGGGCATCGTCCTGAGCTACGCGAACCTGGCGGATGCGGCGGAGCGGATCATCGAGCAGATGGGCCTGACGCCTGATGTCCGTGAATATGTTGGCGTGCCGGTGACCTACAGTTTCGGCATCGGTCGCATCCGCGCGGTCAGCGCGGCGGGCGGCCGAACCTATCTGCCGCCGCGCGGCTTCGATCCGCTCGAGCTGTCTCGAATGCTCAAGGCGGATGAGGTCAACGCCCTTTCCGCCGTACCGACCCTCTTGCGGATTCTGCTGCAGAACCCGTCAGTCATCGGCGAGGCCGGCAAGAAGCTGCGTTGGCTGGAAATTGGCTCGCAATACATGACGGGCGCCGAGAAGCGCGGGATTCGCGACCTGTTCCCCAATGCCCGGATCGTTCAGCACTACGGCCTCACGGAGGCCTCGCGCAGCACCTTCCTGCAGATATCGGACGTTCCCGATGCTTTGCTGGAGTCAGTCGGCCGGGCGGTCGGCAAGACCGAGGTCGGCATATCTGAAGATGGTCGTATTCGCATTCGCGGCCCGCATGTCGCCCGCTGGCGCGTGGAAACCGATCAACTGGCGGACCTTTGCGATGCCGACAGCTGGCTGCAGACCAGCGATCTGGGCCACATCAAGGACGGCTATGTCTATTTCGACGGCAGGGCCGACGACCTGATCAACAGTGGCGGCGTGAAGATCAATCCCGACATGCTCGAGGCACGGATCGGCAAGCTGCTGGGGCAGGTCGGCAAGGTCGTCGTGGCCAAGGTGCCGGACGCATTGCGCGGCGAGGGTGTCCTTGTCGTCGCCGAGTCCGAGGACCTTGCCCCCGATCAGCTCCATGCCACTTCGGCCGAGGCCCTGAGGGAACTCGGGCTATATGCAGGCGATGCACTGCATGTCAGGGTCATGCCGGCAATTCCGCGGACTGCGACCGGCAAGCCTTTGCGTCGCGTCCTGACCGAAGAGTTTGTCCAGCAGGCCAAGGCCGCTGCGGCCGTTCCGGTTGCCGACCAGGCGGCGGGGTCGCGAGCGGGCGATGTGCAGGCATTCTTTGGGGAATTTTTCCGCGGAAGCAAGATCGGCCCCGACGACAGCTTTGAAACCATGGGTGGGGATTCGCTCAGCTACATCCAGTTCTCGCTTGGGTTCGAGGATCGATTTGGCCCGCTGCCCAGCGGTTGGGAAGCGCTGACGGTCACCCAATTGCAGGCGCTGAGCGCAGCGCAAGCGGAAACGCATGCCGCGTCCAAGGGATGGGCCTGGCGGCGGCTGGAATCCGCGACATTGACGCGCGCCTTCTTCATGATCTGCATTGTTGCCTTGCACCTGGATACATTCGTCTACAGCAGCAATTGGGGCGCGGCGTATTTCCTGTTCATGCTGTGCGGCTACAGTGTCATGCGCTTCCAGTGGCCCGAAATCAGCCGGACCGGGAATGTCGGCACGATTTTCGGGACCGTGCTGCGCGTCGCGATCCCGACATTGCTGGTCACCGTCACGATGCAGCTGTGGGCGAGGACCTTCGAGCTGAAGCCGCTGCTGCTGATTTCCAACTGGTTTGACGCGCGCGAGTATCAGGTCGCATTCTACTACTTCGCCGAGATCTACATGCAGTTGCTGCTGGTGATTGCCGCGCTGCTGTCAATTCCCCTACTACGGGCGACACTTCGCAAGTGGCCGATGGCGACCTGCACCGGGTTGATCGTCCTGGCCATGGTGGTCAGCTGGATGGTCGAGCAGGTCTGGGACACGACCTACCTCTACCATCGCACGCCCATGTGGTACCTTTGGACAGTCGGTGCCGGCATGCTGATGGCCAGCGCGCGCGACTTGAAAGGGCGCGTGGCGGCCATGGTGATCGTGACCGTCGCAGTCCTGATGCATCATGGCTTCACGTCGGCAAGCGCCTATATCGTGGGTGCCTCGGCATTGCTGCTTTTCTGGCCGGAGATATCGGTTCCCGCTCCAGTCAAGACGGTCGTCGGCGAGATCGCAGCATCGTCGATGTTCATGTATCTCAGCCATGGCCAGACCAAGTCCCTGGTCACCCGGCTGTTTCACGGGCCGATGCCGTGGCTCTCCCTTTTCGCTGCCATTGGCGTCGGAATCGTCTTTGCACGCACATACAACTGGGCCGACGGCAAAGTGCGTGCGTTCGCAAGGAAGCATCGAGGCGGGGCCCTAAGCGGCCCTCCCTCGACCTCGTCGGCGTAA
- a CDS encoding helix-turn-helix domain-containing protein, whose protein sequence is MAGVHYQNLTFAPDYSYAHGDDGKMIKFTRAERLLLADLIAHAGILRSREQLLDAVLEVGSDSSDRNVDFFINRLRSKIGDSAKNPKFIGTRYGEGYVWVGAHSVQTGQLAECFVAVGPIVTIGQEHADSHAIEFAEGVAQALRKQLPAGRVVSVRPDEAEAGFTFRINLTFIVSGGRRECVSCLQSKENTKVILVRRDSCHDIDFNVLADRHLSALWQFQVDRPGASDVAPLAVRMVEAGELFADDGPAGLSGEIAKLKGEAFPSASIWRKNDARLRQLIRNGNATPVTRLMLAANIYTGYIIDGWRFLANEDPRERDQAAMESLVLEVLPDLLDDPENALSAAHVLSFMGPAHQVLALEIAEEAFARSTALADGLSILGRLRGFAGDFDGALDLLHRARPLCKPGSVFERYVTSCICQNLLASGNFEAKDRELEKLTKSPISKGPYRLVYASPNETVPSLPVRIHLALSPRKYARAAVLWSYYTSARLYRPREAKENVIVGLARHMRRRFGDEIIPDEVSAAIPATMGGVVRPAAEDVSSYV, encoded by the coding sequence ATGGCGGGCGTTCATTACCAAAACCTGACCTTCGCACCAGACTATTCGTACGCACATGGCGACGATGGAAAAATGATAAAATTCACGCGGGCGGAACGACTGTTGCTCGCGGATCTGATCGCCCATGCAGGAATTCTGCGAAGTCGTGAACAACTGCTGGACGCGGTCTTAGAAGTTGGATCCGACTCTTCGGACCGCAACGTGGATTTTTTCATAAATCGACTTAGAAGCAAGATCGGGGACTCGGCCAAGAACCCGAAATTCATCGGCACGCGGTATGGCGAGGGATATGTTTGGGTTGGGGCCCATTCCGTGCAGACTGGTCAGCTGGCGGAATGCTTCGTCGCCGTAGGGCCCATTGTCACCATCGGGCAGGAGCACGCTGACAGCCACGCCATCGAGTTTGCCGAAGGGGTAGCGCAGGCCCTTAGGAAGCAACTGCCCGCCGGGCGCGTCGTGTCGGTCAGACCCGATGAAGCCGAAGCTGGTTTCACGTTTCGGATAAATCTGACTTTCATCGTATCTGGCGGCAGGAGGGAATGCGTTTCCTGTCTGCAAAGCAAGGAGAACACAAAGGTCATCCTTGTGCGGCGCGATAGCTGCCACGACATCGACTTCAACGTCCTGGCCGATCGTCACCTTTCTGCACTCTGGCAATTCCAGGTCGACCGACCGGGCGCCTCGGATGTGGCGCCCCTGGCCGTCAGAATGGTCGAGGCCGGCGAGTTGTTTGCCGACGACGGGCCAGCCGGATTGTCCGGCGAAATAGCCAAGCTGAAGGGAGAAGCGTTCCCGTCTGCTTCCATCTGGCGCAAGAACGATGCGCGGTTGCGCCAGTTAATTCGCAACGGGAATGCAACCCCCGTGACGCGCCTGATGCTGGCGGCCAACATTTACACTGGTTACATCATCGACGGTTGGCGCTTTCTGGCCAACGAGGATCCCCGCGAACGCGATCAGGCCGCTATGGAGAGCCTCGTTCTCGAGGTTCTTCCCGACCTGCTGGACGATCCAGAGAATGCGCTGTCTGCGGCACATGTTCTCAGTTTCATGGGGCCGGCTCACCAGGTGCTTGCGTTGGAAATCGCCGAGGAGGCGTTTGCCCGGTCCACGGCGCTGGCCGACGGTCTGTCGATACTTGGGCGTTTGCGCGGCTTCGCGGGCGACTTCGACGGCGCGCTTGACTTGCTTCACCGCGCGCGGCCCTTGTGCAAACCCGGCTCTGTGTTCGAGCGCTACGTTACGTCATGCATCTGCCAGAACCTGCTGGCTTCGGGCAATTTCGAGGCGAAGGACCGCGAACTTGAAAAGCTGACCAAAAGCCCGATAAGCAAAGGTCCCTACAGGCTCGTATATGCCAGTCCAAACGAGACTGTGCCGTCTTTGCCCGTTCGCATCCACCTGGCACTCAGCCCGCGAAAATATGCCCGCGCAGCGGTGCTCTGGAGCTACTACACATCCGCGCGCCTTTATCGCCCCCGCGAGGCGAAGGAAAACGTGATTGTAGGCTTGGCCCGCCATATGCGCCGCCGCTTTGGCGACGAGATCATTCCAGATGAAGTCAGCGCAGCGATACCCGCGACAATGGGTGGTGTCGTCCGGCCCGCGGCCGAAGACGTATCTTCCTACGTCTGA
- the trpA gene encoding tryptophan synthase subunit alpha, translating to MTTTRIDRRMAKLKAEGRPALVTYFMGGDPDYETSLSIMKALPKAGSDIIELGMPFSDPMADGPAIQAAGLRALKAGQTLARTLEMAREFRKDDNDTPIVMMGYYNPIYIYGVDRFLADAVASGIDGLIVVDLPPEMDAELCIPALKAGINFIRLVSSNASDDRLEEQLKQASGFVYCVSTHGTTGLAIPNPDKVRHLVGRIRALTELPVCVGFGIKTPEDVQTFGAIADGVVVGSEIVHAITRGIAAGSATSSITAFVTDLGKAARLASTQPR from the coding sequence ATGACGACCACCCGCATCGACCGCCGCATGGCGAAGCTGAAGGCCGAGGGACGCCCGGCACTCGTGACCTATTTCATGGGCGGCGACCCCGACTATGAAACGTCGCTGTCGATCATGAAGGCGCTGCCCAAGGCCGGCAGCGACATCATCGAGCTCGGCATGCCCTTCTCCGACCCGATGGCCGACGGCCCGGCGATCCAGGCTGCCGGCCTGCGGGCGCTGAAGGCCGGCCAGACGCTGGCCAGGACGCTCGAGATGGCGCGCGAGTTCCGCAAGGACGACAACGACACCCCGATCGTGATGATGGGCTACTACAACCCGATCTACATCTATGGCGTCGACCGCTTCCTCGCAGATGCAGTCGCCTCGGGCATCGACGGCCTGATCGTCGTCGACCTGCCGCCCGAGATGGACGCCGAACTCTGCATCCCCGCACTCAAGGCAGGCATCAATTTCATTCGCCTCGTATCGTCGAATGCGAGCGATGACCGACTTGAAGAACAACTGAAACAGGCCAGCGGCTTCGTCTATTGCGTCTCGACACACGGCACCACAGGTCTCGCCATCCCAAACCCGGACAAGGTGCGTCACCTCGTTGGCCGCATCCGCGCCTTGACCGAATTGCCCGTCTGCGTCGGTTTCGGTATCAAGACGCCTGAAGACGTGCAGACATTTGGGGCCATTGCAGACGGTGTTGTCGTCGGGAGCGAAATCGTCCACGCAATCACACGTGGCATCGCGGCGGGCTCGGCCACGTCAAGCATCACCGCATTCGTGACGGATCTCGGCAAAGCCGCGCGGCTGGCATCTACCCAACCCCGCTAG
- a CDS encoding nucleobase:cation symporter-2 family protein, producing MVATLAKTAETTRPEDEHLGLGANLAYGFQHVLTMYGGIVAVPLIIGQAAGLSMDEVGMLITASLFAGGLATMLQTLGIPFFGCQLPLVQGVSFAGVATMTAIVSSGSGLQGVLGAVIVASLIGLLITPIFSRITKFFPPLVTGIVITTIGLTLMPVAARWAMGGNSSAPDFGSKANIGLAALTLGIVLLLSKLGSARISRLSILLSMVIGTVIAWALGMADFSRVITGPIFAPPTLFHFGWPTFSVAATLSMLIVVIVTLVETSADVLAVGEIIGTKVSSRRLGDGLRADMLSSAIAPAFGSFTQSAFAQNVGLVAVTGVKSRYVVAAAGLILVTLGLLPIMGRVIAAIPPSVLGGAGIVLFGTVAASGIRSLSKVDYANNMNLVIVATSLGFGMIPISAPQFYEHFPAWFVTIFHSGISSAALMAISLNLLFNHFRAGNSEQQSVFVAGTERILRYQDIAELHDGDYFLGGRLYDSTGKPVRVTSDH from the coding sequence TTGGTTGCGACGCTCGCAAAGACGGCCGAAACGACACGGCCGGAGGATGAACATCTCGGCCTTGGCGCCAACCTGGCTTATGGCTTTCAACACGTGTTGACGATGTATGGTGGCATCGTCGCCGTCCCGCTCATCATCGGACAGGCGGCAGGCCTGTCCATGGACGAGGTCGGGATGCTCATCACCGCATCGCTGTTTGCGGGCGGTCTGGCGACAATGTTGCAGACCCTCGGCATCCCGTTCTTCGGATGCCAGCTGCCACTTGTCCAAGGCGTTTCCTTTGCCGGCGTGGCGACCATGACCGCCATCGTGTCATCCGGCAGCGGGCTGCAGGGCGTGCTGGGCGCGGTGATCGTCGCATCGTTGATCGGCCTGCTGATCACCCCGATATTCTCGCGCATCACCAAATTCTTCCCACCTCTGGTCACCGGCATCGTCATCACGACCATCGGCCTGACCTTGATGCCAGTCGCCGCGCGATGGGCCATGGGCGGGAACAGCAGTGCCCCCGATTTCGGCAGCAAGGCCAATATCGGCCTGGCGGCCCTGACGCTCGGCATCGTGCTTTTGCTCAGCAAGCTTGGCAGTGCGCGGATTTCGCGGCTTTCGATCCTGCTGTCGATGGTGATCGGCACCGTGATTGCCTGGGCCCTCGGCATGGCCGATTTTTCACGGGTCATAACCGGGCCTATCTTCGCGCCCCCGACCCTGTTCCATTTCGGATGGCCGACCTTCAGCGTTGCAGCAACGCTCTCCATGCTGATCGTCGTCATCGTCACCCTGGTGGAAACCTCCGCCGATGTGCTCGCGGTCGGTGAAATCATCGGCACCAAGGTGAGCTCGCGCCGGCTCGGAGATGGCCTGCGCGCCGACATGCTTTCGAGCGCAATCGCACCGGCATTCGGTTCGTTCACGCAGAGCGCCTTTGCGCAGAACGTCGGGCTTGTCGCGGTGACGGGGGTGAAGAGCCGTTATGTGGTGGCTGCTGCCGGCCTGATCCTGGTCACGCTCGGGCTCTTGCCGATCATGGGTCGCGTGATTGCAGCAATACCGCCCTCGGTCCTTGGCGGAGCCGGCATCGTGCTTTTCGGCACCGTCGCAGCAAGCGGCATCCGTTCATTGTCCAAAGTCGACTATGCCAACAACATGAACCTGGTGATTGTCGCGACCTCGCTGGGCTTCGGCATGATCCCGATCTCGGCCCCGCAGTTCTATGAACATTTCCCCGCCTGGTTCGTCACGATCTTCCATTCCGGTATCAGCTCGGCCGCTCTGATGGCGATCAGCTTGAACCTCTTGTTCAACCATTTTCGCGCCGGAAATTCGGAGCAGCAGTCCGTCTTCGTCGCGGGAACGGAACGCATCCTGCGCTATCAGGACATCGCCGAGCTGCATGATGGCGACTATTTCCTGGGCGGCAGGCTCTACGATTCGACAGGAAAGCCCGTTCGCGTCACTTCAGACCATTGA
- a CDS encoding helix-turn-helix domain-containing protein, giving the protein MATDTVENQVIRSSQLNRDENYEYWRMGVASLFDAIPSKDGLDDFRADLSSYNLGHFLVGASSASAQRFVRSPDRVAATGVDHLLIQLYVKGECGYDADGGIGHGVAGDIVCFDLSRPMRSQTTDMDIVSLILPRSLIRLAPRVIDDLHGARVDGASTLGILLGEHMKTMARLAPKLAGPDGRLAAEVASAIVSSGFSAAVAAEREALTDATLQTIQIFIERNLTSPALSADMIMRHFALSRSALYRLFEPIGGIADYIRERRLKLAYLKLTSVGSSRGSVAKLAYSTGFASESGFSRAFQQHFGVRPSEAIRNAEAGVRLKAGLIAGEDNWMQDWLDKLRSMA; this is encoded by the coding sequence TTGGCTACGGACACTGTCGAAAACCAGGTCATCCGCTCGTCGCAGTTGAACCGCGATGAGAACTACGAATATTGGCGCATGGGGGTGGCGAGCCTGTTCGACGCCATTCCGTCGAAGGATGGCCTGGACGATTTCAGGGCTGACCTCAGCAGCTACAATCTCGGCCATTTCCTGGTCGGCGCCTCTTCGGCGAGCGCGCAGCGTTTCGTCCGGTCCCCGGACCGGGTGGCTGCGACCGGCGTCGATCACCTGCTCATCCAGCTCTACGTCAAGGGCGAATGCGGCTACGACGCGGATGGCGGGATCGGCCATGGCGTGGCCGGGGATATCGTCTGCTTTGATCTCAGCCGGCCGATGCGCAGCCAGACCACCGACATGGACATCGTCAGCCTGATCCTGCCGCGCTCGCTTATCCGGCTGGCCCCCCGGGTCATCGACGATCTTCACGGGGCAAGGGTCGATGGGGCGTCGACACTGGGCATCCTGCTTGGCGAGCACATGAAGACAATGGCCAGGCTGGCGCCCAAGCTCGCCGGTCCGGACGGACGGTTGGCCGCAGAGGTTGCTTCCGCCATCGTGTCGAGCGGATTTTCGGCGGCGGTCGCGGCCGAGCGCGAAGCCCTGACGGACGCCACACTCCAGACGATCCAGATTTTCATCGAACGCAACCTGACCAGTCCGGCCCTGTCCGCCGACATGATCATGCGCCATTTCGCGCTGTCACGATCTGCTCTCTATCGCCTGTTCGAGCCGATCGGCGGCATTGCCGACTACATTCGCGAGCGCCGGCTCAAGCTGGCCTACCTGAAACTCACTTCGGTCGGTTCCTCAAGGGGCTCGGTCGCCAAGCTCGCCTATTCGACGGGCTTTGCCAGCGAGAGTGGGTTTTCACGCGCGTTCCAGCAGCATTTCGGCGTCCGCCCGAGCGAAGCGATCCGCAATGCGGAGGCGGGCGTCCGCCTGAAGGCCGGGCTTATCGCCGGAGAAGACAACTGGATGCAGGACTGGCTGGACAAGCTGCGCTCCATGGCCTGA